One part of the Oligoflexus sp. genome encodes these proteins:
- a CDS encoding transporter substrate-binding domain-containing protein, which yields MPGWLKNLALSVLLLGWMLPLAAEDARAITFVTGYGHDTLLFRRFELLYRDAFQRLGLSFKLISQPKDQALHNANSGVFDGDTSRVPELHGQPDYANLIRVDVIVNRSHHVAFTKNPRLKIYDWEDIKAQNLTIAFPRGQFYASQQVKARQLPWAKVMISSNCDELLKWVDSGRVDVYIDNLGNCWGPRHTDRFKTIRVATILGEDLNYPYLHKKHKDLVPRFSEALKASLESPEVHAKLALLEREHMPRSGHGTKVQLYTPYDFEPFITDRPTQQGLIYDLQRYLNDLADGVYHFEVQTVPRIPVERLEQMRELAIVPFVTPAWFNDDKEQRFDWTRALVEDETVIVSPKRLSLEGLHPELLRGKTLCGSSTLRRDAAVQKLLNEGIVKQTLVPNTSHCLQMLIHGRADFNVSGRLLISYFMQKPELATQLHTSSSLIEHFTRRILITPRKSQLLGWLNQKIEILGRSQSWEDVMKSYHLAYDVSFSRNR from the coding sequence ATGCCCGGATGGCTCAAAAATCTCGCACTCAGCGTGCTGCTGCTCGGATGGATGCTGCCGCTTGCGGCCGAAGATGCCCGAGCGATCACCTTTGTCACGGGCTATGGTCATGACACCTTGCTCTTCCGGCGTTTTGAGCTCCTCTATAGGGATGCGTTCCAACGTCTGGGCTTGTCCTTCAAACTCATCAGCCAGCCCAAGGACCAGGCTCTCCATAACGCCAATTCTGGCGTTTTCGATGGCGACACGAGCCGGGTTCCCGAGCTTCATGGCCAGCCGGACTATGCGAACCTCATCCGCGTGGATGTCATCGTCAATCGCAGTCATCATGTGGCGTTCACAAAGAACCCGCGCCTGAAGATTTACGACTGGGAGGACATCAAAGCTCAGAATCTGACGATCGCCTTCCCCCGGGGCCAGTTCTATGCGTCCCAGCAGGTGAAGGCGCGGCAGCTGCCTTGGGCGAAAGTCATGATCAGCAGCAACTGTGACGAACTCTTGAAATGGGTGGATTCCGGACGGGTCGATGTTTATATCGACAATCTTGGAAACTGCTGGGGTCCAAGGCACACCGACCGCTTCAAGACCATCCGCGTGGCTACCATTCTGGGCGAGGACCTTAACTATCCCTACCTTCATAAAAAGCACAAGGACCTCGTGCCCCGATTCAGCGAGGCCCTGAAAGCGTCCCTGGAGAGTCCTGAGGTCCACGCGAAGCTCGCCCTTTTGGAAAGGGAGCATATGCCCCGGTCAGGCCACGGGACCAAGGTCCAGCTCTATACGCCTTATGATTTTGAACCCTTTATCACGGATCGCCCCACCCAGCAGGGCCTCATCTATGATTTGCAGCGCTATCTGAACGACCTGGCCGATGGCGTTTATCACTTCGAAGTGCAGACCGTGCCGCGCATACCGGTCGAACGCCTGGAACAAATGCGGGAATTGGCCATCGTTCCCTTCGTCACGCCGGCCTGGTTCAATGATGACAAGGAACAGCGTTTTGATTGGACCAGGGCTTTGGTCGAAGACGAGACTGTGATCGTCTCCCCCAAACGGCTTTCCTTGGAGGGCCTGCATCCCGAGCTGCTGCGGGGCAAGACCCTTTGCGGCAGTTCCACCCTCAGGCGCGACGCGGCTGTTCAAAAGCTCCTGAACGAGGGAATCGTGAAGCAGACGCTCGTTCCCAACACGTCCCACTGCCTGCAGATGCTGATTCACGGCCGAGCCGATTTCAATGTCTCAGGGCGCCTGCTGATCAGCTATTTTATGCAAAAGCCCGAGCTGGCGACTCAGCTTCATACGAGCAGTTCGCTTATCGAGCACTTTACGCGCCGGATTTTGATCACCCCCAGAAAAAGCCAGCTGCTGGGCTGGCTCAACCAGAAAATCGAGATCCTGGGCAGGAGCCAGAGCTGGGAGGACGTGATGAAATCCTATCACCTGGCCTATGATGTTTCTTTCAGCAGAAATCGGTAA
- a CDS encoding 7TM diverse intracellular signaling domain-containing protein produces MSFIKAAEQSGSIPKLLRLLGLLLVFSLPLMNSPAFAGQHVTAKAGELDASAWDPDQIYTLYGEWYFVGNELLAPDDFLRRQREGDRLPTTRIGLSMQQSAPDRLKSERGYGTYILRLKNLPPAQIFAIAETAAYVSARIYVFDSEGRGGQAPVENLGHVAEDAAQSKSELSQRQVIPFLTAAQGDTYLMIQVANHVHAWGGLWYPPTIGYAAPVMNSVNSALKSNSVAFGVMLFIGFYNLMFFFYRPKDKGSLYLTFIAATLLARTWIFNHYGLDYFGDGYWGLQLSFKIIYITLFTLPWAAFCSVRGFFPKLAASWMTQLVSKVSLIGILFVLLTPSHIFGAVGNVLFITGILLGFFSGYLALRAVLAGEPDARIVLFGISAIVIASLFELLNALNFIQFGRNGMTFGMAIFAACQSQIISKQFAQALNRSEHLSAELHTEVQRQTRDIRSLLDNLNQGIFTLTAGSQKIGSLFSASLRTIIGRDHIEGATIKELLLDRSDLKPDHKARMESALAASLGEDRIAFELNASNLVQEFSYSNEATGKTQQLELDWAPIHDQADRVEQILISVRDVSEIRELKKQARQRQEDIEILQELVDVAEDRFIRFLQKAQDFLNDNQRIIAEPYKSEALQSLFINMHTLKGIARSYHFTHLAHVVHLAEETLSEIRQGRQDWDPLKLEDDRRNVASVCEHYGKIAREKLGWTTSGATLRLKKQQIEGMISYIQKAALSLSRDESRLQLAALEKTLLEIRYHPLPLVLDEASRGLDSLARSIGKLPPTLHVTADDVILLEGSAATLHGVFTHLLRNSLDHGLEEPAQREAAGKARHGIIRIETRVTDDELHIFYEDDGRGLDLLDLERRAADSSVLNNDEARAQLMFVPGLSTKNQSTELSGRGVGMDAVRSLLQSLGGDIRIELLGAAAHGRRNFRLILRIPAQCLVQPALLVPEDIRLRNSSGF; encoded by the coding sequence GTGTCGTTCATCAAAGCCGCAGAACAATCAGGATCCATCCCTAAGCTCCTTAGGCTCTTGGGACTTCTGCTCGTTTTTTCGCTTCCTTTGATGAACAGTCCAGCCTTTGCGGGCCAGCATGTGACGGCCAAGGCTGGAGAATTGGATGCCAGCGCCTGGGACCCCGATCAGATTTATACGCTTTATGGAGAATGGTATTTCGTTGGCAACGAACTGCTCGCGCCCGATGATTTCTTGCGTCGACAAAGGGAGGGGGATCGTCTACCCACCACGCGCATAGGTCTTTCCATGCAGCAGAGCGCTCCCGATCGCCTGAAGAGTGAGCGCGGCTACGGAACTTACATCCTGCGCCTCAAAAACCTGCCCCCGGCTCAAATATTTGCGATAGCGGAAACGGCGGCTTATGTCAGCGCCCGTATCTATGTCTTCGACAGCGAGGGTCGAGGCGGCCAAGCCCCCGTGGAAAATCTGGGGCATGTCGCGGAGGATGCCGCTCAGTCCAAATCCGAGCTATCCCAGCGGCAGGTCATACCCTTTCTCACGGCGGCCCAGGGTGATACCTACCTCATGATTCAAGTCGCCAATCACGTCCATGCCTGGGGCGGACTCTGGTATCCCCCGACTATTGGCTATGCAGCACCTGTGATGAATTCCGTGAACTCAGCGCTCAAGAGCAACTCGGTCGCGTTCGGTGTGATGCTCTTCATCGGCTTTTACAATCTGATGTTCTTTTTCTATAGACCGAAGGATAAAGGCAGCCTCTATCTGACTTTTATCGCGGCCACTCTCCTGGCGCGCACCTGGATCTTCAATCATTATGGTCTCGATTATTTCGGGGATGGCTACTGGGGACTTCAGCTCTCCTTCAAGATCATTTACATCACTCTTTTCACCTTGCCCTGGGCCGCCTTCTGTTCGGTGCGCGGTTTCTTCCCCAAACTCGCTGCGTCCTGGATGACGCAACTCGTTTCCAAAGTGAGTTTGATCGGTATCCTTTTCGTGCTCCTGACCCCTTCTCACATTTTTGGAGCGGTGGGCAACGTCCTCTTTATCACGGGAATCCTTCTGGGATTTTTCTCAGGCTATCTGGCCTTGCGAGCTGTCCTCGCCGGGGAACCGGACGCTCGCATCGTGCTCTTCGGGATCAGCGCGATCGTCATCGCCTCTCTTTTTGAACTACTCAATGCCCTGAATTTCATCCAGTTTGGCCGTAACGGGATGACCTTCGGCATGGCGATCTTCGCCGCCTGCCAAAGCCAGATCATCAGCAAGCAATTCGCCCAGGCGCTGAACCGTTCCGAACATCTCAGCGCCGAACTGCATACGGAAGTGCAAAGGCAAACGCGTGATATACGCTCCCTGCTCGACAACCTGAACCAGGGCATCTTCACCCTGACAGCCGGGTCACAGAAAATCGGTTCGCTTTTTTCCGCCTCTCTTCGCACGATCATCGGCCGCGATCACATTGAGGGCGCAACGATCAAAGAGCTGCTGCTGGATCGAAGTGATCTGAAGCCGGATCACAAGGCGCGCATGGAGTCGGCCCTGGCCGCATCGCTCGGCGAAGATCGGATCGCCTTCGAACTGAATGCGTCCAACCTCGTGCAGGAATTCAGCTATTCCAACGAAGCGACAGGAAAAACCCAGCAGCTCGAACTCGATTGGGCGCCGATTCATGATCAAGCGGACAGGGTTGAACAGATTCTGATTTCCGTGCGGGACGTGAGCGAAATTCGCGAGTTGAAAAAACAGGCCCGTCAGCGTCAGGAGGATATTGAAATCCTGCAGGAGCTGGTCGATGTCGCCGAGGATCGCTTCATCCGCTTCCTGCAGAAGGCCCAGGATTTTTTGAACGACAATCAGCGCATCATCGCTGAACCCTATAAGTCCGAGGCCCTGCAGAGCCTCTTCATCAATATGCATACGCTCAAAGGCATAGCGCGTTCCTACCACTTCACGCACCTGGCCCATGTCGTTCACCTCGCCGAGGAGACACTCAGCGAGATTCGACAGGGACGTCAGGATTGGGACCCTTTGAAACTGGAAGACGACCGGCGGAACGTGGCCAGCGTCTGCGAGCACTACGGGAAAATCGCCCGTGAAAAGCTCGGCTGGACGACCTCGGGTGCGACCCTGCGCCTTAAAAAGCAGCAGATCGAAGGCATGATCAGCTACATTCAAAAAGCGGCTCTTTCGCTCTCCCGCGATGAGTCGCGTTTGCAATTGGCCGCCTTGGAAAAAACGCTTTTGGAAATCCGCTATCATCCCCTGCCCCTGGTCCTTGACGAAGCCTCGCGGGGACTGGATTCCCTGGCCCGAAGCATTGGGAAGCTGCCGCCGACGCTTCACGTCACAGCCGATGACGTCATCCTTTTGGAAGGCAGCGCTGCGACACTCCACGGAGTTTTCACCCATCTTCTGCGCAATAGCCTGGATCACGGCTTGGAAGAACCGGCCCAGCGGGAAGCGGCGGGCAAAGCACGGCACGGTATCATTCGCATCGAGACCCGGGTGACGGATGATGAACTGCACATTTTTTATGAAGACGACGGCCGCGGCCTTGATCTTTTGGATTTGGAGCGCCGGGCTGCGGATTCTTCCGTCTTGAACAATGATGAGGCGCGTGCCCAGCTCATGTTCGTTCCGGGCCTGAGCACCAAAAACCAAAGCACCGAGCTGTCCGGTCGCGGTGTGGGTATGGATGCGGTACGCTCCCTGCTGCAAAGCCTCGGCGGGGATATCCGCATCGAGCTTCTGGGTGCGGCTGCTCATGGGCGCAGAAACTTCCGTCTTATCCTGCGTATACCTGCCCAGTGCCTGGTGCAGCCAGCCCTTCTGGTTCCTGAAGATATACGATTGCGAAACAGTTCCGGATTCTGA
- a CDS encoding 7TM diverse intracellular signaling domain-containing protein → MRAVFQILLLIAAWLGTPLAAQSQIILDLSQQAFDQNKVHRVNTDWEVYWGELLTPQDFAQSPRTPSEHRPYSMGFSPDKALNNGLPNTFKHGTFRLQLTLPPHDLPFAIWVPEIRGASRIWVNGVEQARNGIVGTDLESETVKMRIQTINIPFGTRNVDLIVQTSSYGFGKLGPFNPFTVGPRISVDSTRWHAMIRDTFTLSAILIMAFYHIALYLVRGKGVEPVLFAVFCLAMSGITLTRSEGLLIFHLFQDPNTTLIYKYEFFSFPLATGMMGYYTYRLYPQHLPRWLWKSVAVGTSTFASIVLLGPLRAIDHSLLFFQIFMLSTSFLYIGYLVRAATHRADGAKLFLAGFVIIIMGAVNDILRTIGVIQTIAVSHMTLFCFILIQSIILSKRFAKAFTMLEEAEGEIRVLNTGLEKKVQDRTATIRMILDNVRSGFLLIDSTFKVQPGFTKSCAEILEQPLAAGDDFAKLFSLNDRQRGDLELALGQVFDDILPDSVTLSMIKSRLPVQNRQVMIQSAVIRDEQQKIQSILITLTDATHVAQMEKEAKLSQTLIKILQAMVNFKSLLGESFVDLERARGLLNEDGQKAVRMILHTIKGNFGSFGLDEISHAIHELEDKARIQVEDLDELVQNIHQFLESYKDILKIDPTSLHEKSYRLHDSHLIRLSDRLKNKGASREVLDTYSDWMEEIKQISFDELIGPIGKKARRIGESLGKKVDLTIEGGSIAVDADRLQGVIHSLIHLVRNSIDHGLEFPDERGEKPETGTIFIRVRRDEKAFHIEAGDDGRGINPELIRKVAMNKGLIKAEEAAKLSDQDSLALIFRAGFSTRDEVTSLSGRGVGMSAIETAVLELGGKIAIQTKLGQGTCFHIQIPEVTHLAERRKSA, encoded by the coding sequence ATGCGCGCGGTTTTTCAGATCCTCTTGCTTATTGCGGCCTGGCTCGGCACGCCGCTTGCGGCTCAGAGTCAGATCATTTTGGATCTGAGTCAGCAGGCCTTCGATCAAAATAAAGTGCACCGCGTGAACACAGACTGGGAGGTCTACTGGGGTGAATTACTGACTCCTCAGGACTTTGCCCAGAGCCCACGCACACCCTCCGAACATCGCCCCTACAGCATGGGTTTCAGCCCGGACAAGGCTCTGAATAACGGCCTACCCAATACCTTCAAACACGGTACGTTCCGCCTGCAGTTGACCCTGCCGCCGCACGATCTGCCGTTTGCGATTTGGGTTCCGGAAATTCGCGGCGCCTCACGGATCTGGGTGAACGGCGTGGAGCAGGCGCGCAACGGTATCGTAGGAACCGACCTGGAATCGGAAACTGTGAAGATGCGGATTCAAACCATCAATATTCCATTCGGAACAAGGAACGTGGATCTGATCGTTCAAACCTCCAGCTATGGTTTCGGCAAACTGGGTCCTTTCAATCCCTTTACAGTGGGCCCCCGCATCAGTGTGGATTCCACCCGCTGGCATGCGATGATTCGTGACACCTTCACGCTCAGCGCCATCCTTATCATGGCCTTCTATCATATCGCTCTTTACCTCGTTCGCGGCAAGGGCGTGGAGCCCGTACTCTTCGCAGTGTTCTGCCTCGCCATGAGCGGCATCACCCTGACCCGTTCGGAAGGTCTTCTGATCTTCCATCTCTTCCAGGATCCGAACACGACCCTCATCTATAAATATGAATTTTTCTCGTTCCCCCTGGCCACGGGCATGATGGGCTATTACACCTATCGACTGTATCCACAGCATCTGCCGCGCTGGCTTTGGAAAAGCGTCGCCGTCGGCACTTCGACCTTTGCCAGCATCGTCCTCCTGGGACCGCTTCGCGCGATCGACCACAGCCTGCTTTTTTTCCAGATCTTCATGCTGAGCACCAGCTTTCTCTACATCGGTTACCTCGTGCGGGCCGCAACACACCGGGCCGATGGCGCCAAACTCTTCCTCGCCGGCTTTGTGATCATCATCATGGGCGCTGTGAATGATATCCTCCGCACGATCGGGGTGATACAGACCATCGCTGTGTCCCACATGACGCTTTTTTGCTTCATCCTGATCCAGTCGATCATTCTCTCCAAACGCTTTGCCAAAGCCTTCACGATGCTGGAAGAAGCCGAGGGGGAAATTCGCGTCCTGAATACGGGACTGGAAAAGAAGGTCCAGGACCGCACAGCCACGATTCGGATGATCCTGGATAATGTCCGCTCCGGCTTCCTCTTGATCGATAGTACCTTCAAAGTCCAGCCCGGTTTCACCAAATCCTGCGCCGAGATTCTGGAGCAGCCATTGGCCGCGGGCGATGACTTCGCAAAGCTCTTCAGCCTCAATGACCGTCAGCGTGGTGACCTGGAGCTGGCTCTGGGCCAGGTCTTCGATGATATTCTTCCCGATTCCGTGACGCTGTCGATGATCAAAAGCCGCCTGCCTGTTCAAAACCGCCAGGTGATGATCCAAAGCGCGGTGATCCGTGACGAGCAGCAGAAGATTCAGTCCATCCTGATTACGCTGACCGATGCGACCCATGTCGCCCAGATGGAAAAGGAAGCCAAGCTCAGCCAGACTCTGATCAAGATCCTTCAGGCCATGGTCAACTTCAAATCGCTTTTGGGTGAGTCCTTCGTGGATCTGGAGCGGGCCCGCGGTCTTCTGAACGAGGATGGCCAGAAGGCTGTTCGCATGATCCTCCACACGATCAAAGGCAATTTCGGGAGCTTCGGCCTGGATGAAATCTCGCACGCGATCCATGAGCTTGAGGATAAAGCCAGAATTCAGGTCGAAGATCTGGACGAGCTGGTTCAGAACATCCATCAGTTCCTCGAATCCTATAAGGATATCCTGAAAATAGATCCGACCTCCCTGCACGAAAAGTCCTATCGTCTGCACGACAGCCATCTGATCCGCCTGTCTGATCGCCTGAAGAACAAGGGTGCTTCGCGCGAAGTGCTGGACACCTATTCGGATTGGATGGAAGAGATCAAGCAGATTTCCTTCGATGAACTCATAGGGCCGATTGGCAAGAAAGCACGGCGGATCGGCGAGAGCCTGGGGAAAAAAGTCGATCTGACCATCGAGGGCGGTTCGATCGCCGTTGATGCCGATCGTCTGCAGGGCGTGATCCACAGCCTCATTCACCTCGTCAGGAACAGTATCGACCACGGTCTTGAATTTCCAGATGAACGCGGAGAGAAACCCGAAACGGGCACCATTTTCATTCGCGTGCGTCGCGACGAGAAAGCGTTCCACATCGAAGCGGGTGATGACGGCCGCGGTATCAATCCCGAGCTGATCCGTAAAGTGGCGATGAATAAGGGTCTGATCAAAGCCGAGGAAGCCGCGAAGCTTTCCGATCAGGATTCGCTGGCTCTTATTTTCCGTGCGGGATTCTCGACGCGCGACGAGGTCACATCCTTGTCCGGTCGTGGTGTGGGCATGTCAGCCATAGAAACGGCTGTCCTGGAGCTGGGCGGGAAGATTGCGATTCAAACGAAACTCGGTCAGGGGACCTGCTTCCATATCCAAATACCGGAAGTCACCCACCTGGCCGAGCGTCGGAAATCAGCCTGA
- a CDS encoding M23 family metallopeptidase, whose translation MLRASLLSTMLLCAGCGSGLDPAERRDTSQYNKSSRPKIILAYEVKRQDGETMRAISQRFHIPLKLLERFNPRAVPERRPAIVYVPVAQTKTLEGNASVKKSWPIVKLQRDPFLRPIKIGLWSALEEERYHTLDEWFLPDEEQRLSFPVEGYISSGFSWRWNRFHKGLDIAARAGSPILAAQDGKVIFRGWRSGFGLLVIIQHKQGRTYYAHCQSTKVKAGQIVSRGDLIASVGATGQSRGPHLHFEFRDNKNQPLDPTAFLQPPCSRPVALSAQPGPSLAGVTGWSAKSSPCQSSDL comes from the coding sequence ATGTTGCGGGCGAGCCTACTGAGCACTATGCTTCTTTGTGCCGGATGCGGATCCGGTTTGGATCCAGCCGAGCGTCGCGATACCAGCCAGTACAATAAAAGCAGTCGACCCAAAATAATTTTGGCCTATGAAGTGAAACGCCAGGACGGGGAAACCATGCGGGCGATCAGTCAACGCTTTCACATACCGCTGAAGTTACTGGAACGCTTCAACCCTCGCGCTGTTCCCGAACGTCGCCCGGCCATCGTTTATGTGCCGGTGGCGCAGACCAAAACCCTGGAAGGAAACGCTTCGGTTAAAAAATCATGGCCGATTGTGAAACTGCAGCGTGATCCCTTTCTACGACCGATTAAAATAGGTCTTTGGTCGGCTCTGGAAGAGGAGCGGTATCACACCTTGGATGAATGGTTTCTGCCCGATGAAGAGCAAAGGCTGAGCTTTCCCGTCGAAGGCTACATCTCCTCCGGCTTTTCCTGGCGTTGGAATCGCTTTCATAAAGGGCTCGATATCGCCGCGAGAGCCGGCTCGCCCATCCTCGCGGCCCAGGATGGAAAAGTTATTTTTCGCGGCTGGCGCTCCGGTTTCGGTCTTCTTGTCATCATTCAGCATAAGCAGGGCCGGACGTACTACGCGCATTGCCAGTCGACGAAGGTCAAGGCGGGGCAGATCGTATCCCGAGGTGATCTGATCGCAAGCGTGGGTGCCACCGGTCAATCACGAGGCCCGCATCTTCATTTTGAATTCCGTGATAACAAAAATCAGCCGCTCGATCCCACAGCGTTTCTGCAGCCGCCCTGTTCACGTCCGGTGGCGCTCTCCGCCCAGCCTGGACCGTCCCTGGCGGGGGTGACGGGCTGGTCCGCAAAATCTTCCCCATGTCAGTCCTCCGATCTTTAA